The Deinococcus metalli genome includes a window with the following:
- a CDS encoding ATP-binding cassette domain-containing protein: MTAPPDRSGTPAIEVAGASKYFGPVTSLKDINMTVYPGEVHCLLGDNGAGKSTLIKVLSGVHQPSEGEVRVGGQRAVLATPRAALELGIATVYQDLAMLPLMSIKRNFFLGREPTRRVLGLKVMDEATTTRVAQEEMRKIGIDVRDPDQPVGTLSGGERQCVAIARAVYFGAKVLILDEPTSALGVNQAAMVLKYVLQARARGLGVVFITHNVHHAWAVGDTFTILNRGRSYGTFTRDQTTREALLEMMAGGEALEELSVELSEIAHQDGLRPQAKA; encoded by the coding sequence GTGACGGCCCCGCCCGACCGCAGCGGCACGCCGGCCATCGAGGTGGCGGGCGCCAGCAAGTACTTCGGACCGGTCACGTCCCTGAAGGACATCAACATGACCGTCTACCCCGGCGAGGTGCACTGCCTGCTGGGCGACAACGGCGCGGGCAAGAGCACCCTGATCAAGGTGCTGTCCGGCGTGCACCAGCCCAGCGAGGGCGAGGTGCGCGTGGGCGGCCAGCGGGCCGTGCTGGCAACGCCCCGCGCGGCGCTGGAACTCGGCATCGCCACGGTGTACCAGGACCTCGCAATGCTGCCGCTGATGAGCATCAAGCGCAACTTCTTCCTGGGCCGTGAACCCACCCGGCGCGTCCTGGGCCTCAAGGTCATGGACGAGGCGACCACCACCCGAGTCGCGCAGGAGGAGATGCGCAAGATCGGCATCGACGTGCGCGACCCGGACCAGCCGGTCGGCACGCTCTCCGGCGGCGAGCGGCAGTGCGTGGCCATCGCGCGGGCCGTGTACTTCGGGGCGAAGGTGCTGATCCTCGACGAGCCCACCAGCGCGCTCGGCGTGAACCAGGCAGCCATGGTGCTCAAGTACGTGCTGCAGGCGCGCGCGCGCGGGCTGGGCGTGGTGTTCATCACGCACAACGTCCACCACGCGTGGGCAGTCGGGGACACCTTCACGATCCTGAACCGGGGCCGCAGCTACGGCACCTTCACGCGTGACCAGACCACCCGCGAGGCCCTGCTGGAGATGATGGCGGGCGGCGAGGCGCTGGAGGAACTCAGCGTGGAACTGTCCGAGATCGCGCACCAGGACGGCCTGCGCCCCCAAGCCAAGGCCTGA